Below is a genomic region from Xiphophorus couchianus chromosome 9, X_couchianus-1.0, whole genome shotgun sequence.
AGAAATAATTGAGCAGACCAGAAAGCTGAACTCTTGTCATCTCAGTCATTTGATTGTGTAAAGATGAACGGTCAAAGATTTCTTTCTCTGCATGCTCAAACTTTGTAAAATGTCATAGACAAAGCCTAAGTGTTCTCCTATCTGTCAAAGTGGATATTACCAACTAGTGATGTTCTGATGTTTCAATGGCTCTCATTGACAACTATATTGTCTGTCATATATGCATCatatttatgtgattttttttctggaccAGATGTTTTGCTCATACAAGATGAAGAAGATCCAAAGTGTTTCACTCGAACAATGACTGATTTCACCTGCTTCTTTGAGACCACAGACAACCGGACGTATGATTTTCTCTATAATATTGAAGGGTATGTTTTTAATAGTCCAGTTTTTCTCTGTAacacttgtaagtcagtttaaACCTCAGGTACACAAATTGGGCTCTTTGGACCTGTTGTCTTCAATCAAATAGTTCAATTATCTCTGCAGCCTTTCACCAACTTCTGCAAGAAAATGCATGAATTTGGTCCTTCGAAGACCAGAATTGTCAGCCACTGATATAAACAGtcataataaaaagtaaatcttttttctctttttgtaggTGAACCCACCCCTAATAAAACAACATGTCATTGTTACTGTATGAAACCATGTTTATAGTAACTACAGCATGTACAtgtgtaaaaaattatttttacacatttattcgGAGTGGCTTTTAATTACggtagttttattttgtcctaTGTCACATGTATGCTGTTTTATCTCCACTTAAATTTTATCTTcatagttttttatgttttgtaaagcACTCTGTTGTTTCCTACCTGTAAAAGGTAcagtttatttacttacttattttAGAATAGCATCAATCTAGAAAGGGCTGCAAGAGGTCCATTATTCTGCAGTTTGAAAAATATCAATTGGAGTCTGATGGAAACTTACTTTTGTACAAAGAGCTTGGAGGAAAAACACTATATGGGAGGTGTAGAATGTGTGTATGCTCcaatatgtgtttgttttgtttccctgCTGCAACCAAAAGGATCATCATTAAGCTTTCTTAAAGCAGAGGAtgttgaaattatatttttgagaaTATTTTGGTTTAAACTGCTTTTGATCTGTgtgacattttctgtaaaaatgtctttcttttctaaTATATCATGTTTCTTGTGTACACAAATTTATCACTAAAGGGACCCAAGTAAGAAGTGTAAAATGTCCATCGATGAAACAGAAAACGGAACTTTCCTACATGTCTGTTCGTTTCCACGGTGGGATATCTTTACATACGTTGGGACTAAAGTGAAAGTGGTGGATCAGACCAAAAACATCATTTTGTACAAGCGGACAGTCTATGTGGAGGATCTTTGtaagaaacttgttttaacatTGTGAATTTTTTCTTGTGAAATcataaacaaacattaacaCTGTATGCTCAAAGTTTGATGTGTTCAGTGCTATGATAGTGCATAAACATAGGTATAAAGATGGATCTCCCCCTTTAAgcattttatattgttttaatgcagttttcACTGCCGTTTGTGAGGGTGTTTGATTCACACTTGTTCTTTTGAGTTCTCTTTAACTTTATAAATATAGAGATCAAATCTATTTTAGAGATATTGTGTTTCGTCTCAAGCTGCTGATTCCATTCAATATTTCTATTTGAATTTCATGTctgctttgcattttaatttgggCTGTGATGTAAAACAAAGAAGCAAGGCTAGCCTTTTGATGTATCTTAGTCAAAGTTTTGAGAACTTCCAGTCGtattagaataaatattttttatttttgctatattttatgTGCAGGTCTTCTGGATCCCCCCTCCATTGTCTCCCTACAGCCAGGAGACACTGTGGGAAAAATGCTTATTTCTCTGGacacaaatttaaaacacatatgGAAAGAGAAATATAGAATTTGCTATTCTTCCAAGAAACTTGGGGAAAAAACAGTAGAGGTAATGTACGTTTTAAGTACttttattatactttttttgcttaaattgaATTTATACCATACAGTGCTCAGTAAAGCCACCTCACAGATTTTGCCCATCTGTTAAGCCGAGCCATAAAACaccttgaaataaaacattataataGATGAATTTATCATATTTTGGTCAAAACTTAAATGCATTTCCAACTCACTTTTATAGGAACATTCTTTTATGTTCCTGATGTGTACACAATCACACATTGTGTACACAATAAATACTATTTATTCAAGTATTCATACttgaataaataacaaatgaCTGGTCAAATATTAGTCTGGGACCAACCTATGCTAGAAAGTTGAactattttaaagaagaaaggATAAAACATGAACCATTTCTTTCTAATCAATCTATAAGGTAATAGTTCAAGATAAATGCTTACTGTATAGTAATACTTCTTGTTTGCAGGGAAAAGACAGTAGCGTTCTGCTCTCACTGGAACCAGGTGAGGAGGTTGAGTTTCAGGTTtctgtgaaatgtgaaaatggacCAGACGCACATCCTGGATACTGGAGTGCCTGGTCGAAACCTGTGCGAGCAATAGTTCCCCAAAGTACAGGTGTGTCTGACTGAAAACAGACTGGCTGGATGCAATGCCTGcacatacatatacatacttTCTTACAACTGATGCttatacttaaaaaataacaacctttcTCTTGTAGATGATATTTCCCTGGTATGCTTCACCTCTGACCTGCAACGTGTTACCTGTCATTGGAATAGCACCAAATATGGTGCAGAAAATGAATACAAGCTCTTCTATAACTCTAGGTACTAATatccttatatatatataggtgtGTGTTCAATCTCTGCAGGGCTCAGCATGTAAATATTGATATTTGTGATAGAAAAAGAGTAAGCTTGTGGTGtccaaagttggtcctcgagggccaatatcctgcatgttttagttctccctggtttaacgcacctggatccaatgacagctcattagaggcctaagaagaacatcgacatgctgaaaaggttgttactaccaccagggagagaactaaaacatgcaggatgccagcCCTAGAGGAcagactttgggcaccactggagTAAGCAttcattacttttttatgtTAGATGTATCCAACAATTTATCACTCCCAAGTGAGCCAACAGACTGCTATCACAAATCAGGGCTTTTAAAGGAAATCCAGCTTCCcacatttccttccacttagaCATATAGTCCTCATTATACCAACAGAGAAATGGAGCAAGCTGGAAAACatgatagtaataataataataatagtaataataataacaatgctTTAGCTGTGGGAGAGCCATGCCACCATTTTCCTTTCTAAGTTTCTAAAGTGCCGGGAGAACACttctcacaaaaaaacaatacagtacTACAACTTTATAAAtgcagatgagaccaaaatagaGATTTCCATATGAGAACCAAACAgcattttaagagaaaaaccTCAAAGCaactgtcaagcatggtggtgggaCGGTGATGGTGATTTGGTCTTGTTTTGCAGGCAGAGAATCTGCGGGAAGTTATTCAGCTGGCAACAAATTTCTCCCTGTGTCAAAGTACTCTAGTATAAATCATGAGGTCATCTGTCCAATTGTTGAACGTTGGCCAATATGGGGAAgtaaacaaatagaaacaatcTAAGGCATTGCTATTAGCAGTGGTTCTTAAAGATACTGAAACATGGGTGGAAAcacctttttttaatataaaacaaaaaaatatcaacaaaagcatttttgatATGTCATTATAGAGtcttacaagtgaaataatacaGTTTCCTAGGACTATAAATTACGTGTTGATATTATATGGGCATCTAGGATGTCTGCAAAAAGGGTTTATATAGCTTAAATTCTGGACATATTATACAGAGCCTTCAAAGAGATTTTGTCAAAAcagttgtgatttttatttgtttttctgcaactttGATGAGCTATATTCCAATTCTTACAGTCATCCTTTGAACTGGATGGAGTGTCAGGATGATGGAAATCTTTCTGACACCTGTTCTTTTCATGGAGATAAGTCTGGAGCAATGAAGGTCAAGCTCAGCAGCACTGCAGCTCCACTCAAACGACTGTTCTTCAGCAAAGAGATTGAGCTGAAAAAGTCCAGTGAGTAATACTGAGTTACACTTCACTGAAGAAAAACTCTAAGATGTGCTTTCTTTGTTTAGAACAGTTCAAGTTCTTATGGGAAGTTGTGTTTATGAGGTCAATCCTTATTAGGAAGTACAGAATACCACTATTATTTCTATAAATCTATCAAATATGCACAACTTTGGTATATATGTAAGAGAAACAATCATGGACaatcaataatatttttatttctataggTCATCAAAGtacacaaataaatttaatgGAATCTTTTCTTGTGCTCAATTTCTTAAACAATGCAGTAAGTTATTGATTTTCTCACAGGCCATGTTTCATCAAAAAAGTAAGACTTTTACATAACCTTTTGTGATTCATGTTAACAGTTAAAAGTGGCCCACCAAGTCATCTGAAAGGAGAACTGATTAACGACAAGTTGTGCTTGGAGTGGGAAGCTCCTCTCCTGTCTCTGTTAAACCACATGGTGTATGAGGTTGATGTTCAGATCGAAGCAGTTGAAGACTTCAGGGTAAGTTAGATCCACCAACAAAAGCGGAACTGAtcaacaacttaaaaaataCTCTTTCAATGAGAATAACAATGGTGGGCAACATTTTCGTCCCtacatacttttttttcatctggAAAAAAGTTAAGGagtgaaggaaacgacacacacaaaacaaaacaagacacaCAGAAAATACTCAGCATTAGTCAAAgacaaacttttcaaattttggtTGGTTTGCAGAATTAATTGGatttattatgtaaatatggaaacaaaaacaaaagaagcagaagTTCAGAGCTCACCATGACGGTTCTACAATCATGTACAGTCTTGTTGTTCTTGGTAATCCgaaaaaggcaacaaaaaaaaaaaaaaaagtattatgtTTTGACCTTTTGTTTAACCCTGTACTCAATGTTAGTGTTAATCCTGTCTTGAAAGTTTCATTATCATACCACAAGATGGcgccaaaagaaagaaattgtcACGTCAACATGATAGGCCTTAAATGTTCCAAAAtttcaaatgtatgtaaaattaAGGTTTCTAAAGGTTTGTATTTATGAGGTACTACAAAACCTTAAATAATGTAccaaaaatgcataaacaaatgAGAATGCATGCATCAAATATGAAGACAAATAGTATGGAtatggatttatttaattactttttttatttctacccGCAGATAACAAAACAGCGAAACACCAGCATGTGTGTGCGTCTTTCATCAGGAGGCCAGTTCAGTGTAAAAGTTAGAGCTAAACCTGATGGGTCGATTTATTCAGGACACTGGAGTGACTGGTCAGATGTCCTCTCAGGTACCACCACTGATAATACAGGTAagtctgaaataataaaaaaaaaaaatattaaagtttttaaaaaaaactttttaatttgtttagaatgaaaatgttccatttttatttttataaaaaaaataaaaatagcaacctaattaaatgtagttttattaattttgcttcatgaataaaaacatagtTGTAGAAACGCATAATTCTAACTTCAGTTCCACTGTTTCCAGACATGCAGCTCGTGTGGTGTTTCTATGTTTCCATCCTGGTCATAACTATCAGCTTCATCACAACCATTTTACTTTGTCGCAGGtacttttgttttcaactatttcattttgttgtaaaagcaattataaatttattttatgtcctttttaaaacaaatatcactatttagaaataatacattttctgaaactgaTCTAGTATTTGAAGAAATGGAAaagtattagaaaaaaaaacaacatccttatgaattaattttggttttttgttttttttaggaagcTCAAGCTGTTTTTTTGGCCACCAGTGCCCAACTTTGAAAAGGTTCTGCAGGGCTTCCTGACAGACATCAACCAGCAGAAATGGGTAATGTCTGACAGGATTTAAAGTAATTATAAGCAATCatacacaaaacaacaacaaataaaaacaaaatggtagCACAAAATAACACAGTGTGTAATTTCCCAGAACTTAAAAGTCATTTCCAGGACTTACCAGCCACCTTTGTGAAAATTTCATGAAACACAGTGGTTGCGTTCCTGCAACTTGTAAGTTACTTTGTAAGACATTTCAGATACTTTACTGAATAGTCCAGAAAGTAACTCCTAAGTTTACCAGGAAACAAACTGggaaacccagaaaaaaaaataccagtaAATTCTGTTCTATGAAAGAAGAGgctccattaaataaaaaaatgttgctgtcactgagacattttttaaataaaaatccaccaCTTTGTAAaacttctaatttatttaatattgctCTCATTTTGTTAGAAtcctcaagaaaaaaaacacaaattataatCTTGTTTTGTCCCCCCACATGTTCACCaatacaaaaactattttttgtacttcatcataaaacaaatacaaatgtataataaatgtcaacagaattaatacatttaaagcTTAATGTCTAAATAAATTCTAAGTTATTCAACATGAGTTACTGTACTCACCTTACAGGACCCTCCAGTCACATCGAAGCTGTATTTTGAAGAAACAACGTCCTCTGTAGTGGAAATCATGTCTGCTGAGCTTCCAGTACTCAACAAGCCTACTGAAGAATTTGACTTCCTCTCCTCTGATGGAAGCTTTTCCATTGAGGAACAGGCAGATGGAAGTTCTGGGAGCGAAACCCTCAGAGACTATGTAACTCTGAAGAAAGATCTCTCCATACACTGCCTTAAGGAAAACTGTTATGTTTATGAGCAGtttaaagatggaaaatatCCTGAAGAAGGAGATAAACTTTATACTACATGCTGCTGTCTTAAGCCTTGCTCGTGCAACAACTATTTTAACCATTCTTACCTACCGATGTCTCAGTCTACAGACagcttgagtaaaaatattaatgtcagAGACGATGAAAGTAACCTCTATACTAACCTTTCCCTCGACTAAACATGCAACACAAGTCTGCTTCCAACTTAAGTTTTCTGTACAGAAGCGATCAATTCACATAGAGCATTAACAGATACTGGTTTCACCAAAGCATAGTTAGCAGGTTTTGAACAAATCATCTTGCTGGTTTGTCCtgttatattttcagtaaaatctacatttgaaaaacaattaaaaacaagaagggtgacgataaaaatgaaaaggaagttttatgttaaaacattacTACGGATATATAGAAAAAAGcttgaaatgtttattataaCTGGTGTAAAAATAAGTGCTGTCATAAATGCTCTTTTTTATGCAGTCGTTTTTAGAGTATTTTGGATTATGCTGAACATATAATAACAGTTCTTATATTTTTCATGTAACATTAAGTTCAAATATTAGCAACTAACTTTACATTCTGTTGTATGGGGCAATATagtagtaattttttaaaactatttgtaGCTGTTCTGTATAGTAATCCATTACTTTATTGCCTCAGAGCTTGTATACTTACAatataaatttgaaattttgtttttaaaaaataaaggccGTCAGGGTTCTTAGAGAGAAAAGTCTTGCAAAGTCTTTGATAagtatagaaaaataaaacagaagtaatataataataataattcaggtgtttttatgtgttttttttaaattgtatcaGGCAATTTTTGAAATGCAAAGTTAGTACTATGAGCTATATCCTGATACAGTGCATCTCTCCTCTTGTGGTTAATGTGTACTATATACTGTcgctgttttaaataaagtaagtcGTAAATCTGGAAAAGTATGAAACATATATAGTACATTATGCGCATTGCGCAGGCACCTTGTACTTTGTTCTGTAGTTCTTGTTTAATAACACTAGGTGGCAGCACACATCAACTTGCCGATATGTGCTACCGCAATGAGGGACTTCAAGGGGCCACGGACTGAATCTGTACCAAAATCATAAACTCACATTTTCTCAGGCTTTGTGATCTTGTGAACTTTTTGCATACTCATATGAGATATGAGGATTAAGAtgtcattatttgttttaaaagaagtttCAACTCTAAGGTTAATAAATGACTCACAACACAGATGAAAGCTAATgttaatttattcataaaagaggaaaaggcTCAAGTATAGAGGAGTTCAACAATTtgaattaaaaccaaaacacctGAGATGGAACAATAACATCTTAACAACTAGGAGTGGATGTAAACCCTACATGTTTGACgttttaaaagctttaagatattttttatctaaACCCAAATTTAGATAATTTTGCAATTTATCTATATTAGTTCTGAATTACAGTCCAAGTATGGGGGATCATTATACTGCAGCTAAggcattagaa
It encodes:
- the mpl gene encoding thrombopoietin receptor: MMTQHCIWKIFLFSLWMHFDLMPFLHCNADIEHNLSKQDVLLIQDEEDPKCFTRTMTDFTCFFETTDNRTYDFLYNIEGDPSKKCKMSIDETENGTFLHVCSFPRWDIFTYVGTKVKVVDQTKNIILYKRTVYVEDLCLLDPPSIVSLQPGDTVGKMLISLDTNLKHIWKEKYRICYSSKKLGEKTVEGKDSSVLLSLEPGEEVEFQVSVKCENGPDAHPGYWSAWSKPVRAIVPQSTDDISLVCFTSDLQRVTCHWNSTKYGAENEYKLFYNSSHPLNWMECQDDGNLSDTCSFHGDKSGAMKVKLSSTAAPLKRLFFSKEIELKKSIKSGPPSHLKGELINDKLCLEWEAPLLSLLNHMVYEVDVQIEAVEDFRITKQRNTSMCVRLSSGGQFSVKVRAKPDGSIYSGHWSDWSDVLSGTTTDNTDMQLVWCFYVSILVITISFITTILLCRRKLKLFFWPPVPNFEKVLQGFLTDINQQKWDPPVTSKLYFEETTSSVVEIMSAELPVLNKPTEEFDFLSSDGSFSIEEQADGSSGSETLRDYVTLKKDLSIHCLKENCYVYEQFKDGKYPEEGDKLYTTCCCLKPCSCNNYFNHSYLPMSQSTDSLSKNINVRDDESNLYTNLSLD